Proteins from one Romboutsia sp. CE17 genomic window:
- a CDS encoding flavodoxin domain-containing protein: MKSTAIIYQSKYGSTRKYAEWIYEAIGGDLYKKSEISINKLKQYDVIIYGGGLYLWKILGFSFIKNNYKYLEGKEIVTFSVGVSPFDTGIIYEIKENNFPEEMRYIPCFYLRGSFDKCSITLKDKIIINILIKIFYNDKENKQYEEWEKLFLDSMNSGGDWSSKEYLKPILDYMDIIYKR; encoded by the coding sequence ATGAAAAGTACTGCTATTATATATCAATCAAAATATGGGAGCACACGAAAATATGCAGAATGGATATATGAAGCAATAGGCGGAGATTTATATAAAAAGTCAGAAATTTCTATAAATAAATTAAAGCAATATGATGTAATTATTTATGGAGGTGGTTTATATCTATGGAAAATATTAGGATTTTCTTTTATAAAAAATAATTATAAATACCTTGAAGGAAAAGAGATAGTTACTTTCTCAGTAGGGGTATCACCGTTTGATACAGGAATAATTTATGAAATAAAAGAAAATAATTTTCCAGAAGAAATGAGATATATTCCTTGTTTTTATCTTAGGGGATCTTTTGATAAGTGTTCTATTACATTAAAGGATAAAATTATAATAAATATCTTAATTAAGATTTTTTATAATGATAAAGAAAATAAGCAATATGAAGAATGGGAAAAATTATTTTTAGATAGTATGAATAGTGGAGGAGATTGGTCATCTAAAGAATATCTAAAACCTATTTTAGACTACATGGATATTATTTATAAAAGATAA
- a CDS encoding fascin domain-containing protein, with the protein MKNMNRMPILVIPGKGHVVLPPYGPGPVIPPGNNPNQPDVDMNFPPIPSKPEDNNMLITIKSVFVNKFIQVGVNSYLYARGEYFNDGTPFIMILLDRNQIKLRAQSGGFIRLDDRGFLIADTDNKGASIFNVSSVNKGEYVLMAPNGYYVTVRDEDYMLIAMSENEGSRNIFKFRKI; encoded by the coding sequence ATGAAAAATATGAATAGAATGCCTATATTAGTTATACCAGGAAAGGGGCATGTTGTTTTGCCTCCATATGGTCCAGGACCAGTAATTCCTCCTGGAAATAATCCTAATCAGCCAGATGTAGACATGAACTTTCCACCAATACCAAGTAAACCTGAAGATAATAATATGTTAATTACTATAAAATCAGTATTTGTTAATAAGTTTATTCAAGTTGGAGTTAATAGCTATTTATATGCAAGAGGGGAGTATTTTAATGATGGGACACCATTTATAATGATACTGCTTGATAGAAATCAAATTAAATTAAGAGCTCAAAGTGGTGGATTCATAAGACTTGATGATAGAGGATTTTTAATTGCAGATACAGATAATAAAGGTGCTTCTATATTTAATGTGTCTAGTGTTAATAAAGGGGAATATGTATTAATGGCTCCGAATGGTTATTATGTGACAGTTAGAGATGAAGATTATATGTTAATAGCAATGTCAGAGAACGAAGGATCTAGAAATATTTTTAAGTTTAGAAAAATTTAA
- a CDS encoding ABC transporter permease: MELENEEKVNLNNGEILITSNNDKVIKPLNDILKENNKIDLNNKVYTIKNNKVVTVSTRTTNFADNFISIIVKDNKINDLNATLSTNYLNINYNSNNRYKSEEKFDKLFKSFFNGEIKNDKVGFIIGYTKDQIYAGNKGMTTIFIFVGIYLGIVFLISSMAVLSLQQLSEASDSIDRYKSLKRIGANERMINKTIFIQTLLYFALPLVLAFIHSIVAIDVISDFISVFGNPNIATSSIITGLIFIVIYMGYFYSTYTGYKNIIKNS; this comes from the coding sequence ATGGAGTTAGAAAATGAAGAAAAAGTAAATTTAAATAATGGTGAAATTTTAATAACATCAAATAATGATAAGGTTATAAAACCATTAAATGATATTCTTAAAGAAAATAATAAAATAGATCTTAATAATAAGGTTTATACAATAAAGAATAATAAGGTAGTAACTGTTTCAACTAGAACAACTAATTTTGCAGATAATTTTATATCAATAATAGTAAAAGATAATAAAATAAATGATTTAAATGCAACCTTAAGTACAAATTATTTGAATATTAACTATAACTCAAATAATAGATATAAATCAGAAGAAAAATTTGATAAATTATTTAAAAGTTTCTTCAATGGTGAAATAAAAAATGATAAAGTTGGTTTTATTATTGGTTATACAAAAGATCAAATATATGCAGGAAATAAAGGTATGACTACTATTTTTATATTTGTAGGTATTTATTTAGGAATAGTATTCTTAATATCAAGTATGGCTGTTTTATCTTTGCAGCAACTATCTGAAGCAAGTGATAGTATAGATAGATATAAATCACTAAAAAGAATTGGAGCAAATGAGAGAATGATAAATAAAACTATATTTATTCAAACTTTATTATACTTTGCATTACCTTTAGTTTTAGCATTTATACATTCTATAGTAGCTATAGATGTTATTAGTGATTTTATATCAGTTTTTGGAAATCCTAATATAGCTACATCATCAATTATAACTGGATTAATATTTATAGTTATATATATGGGATATTTCTATTCAACTTACACAGGATATAAAAATATTATTAAAAATTCATAA
- a CDS encoding FtsX-like permease family protein, with protein MYSKIALGNVKKSYKDYSIYFLTLTLAVCIFYSFNSIESQKAILELNQSESENLDMMLKIISYISVFVSCILGCLIVYANNFLIKKRKRELGIYMTLGMGKGKISKILIIETVLVGIISLIGGILLGIVLSQGLSIFTSKLFDVSMSEYKFIFSSKAMSKTILYFGLIFILVTILNSFTISKYKIIDLLNYSKKSEDIKIKSSIIYIFIFIIAVLCLIVAYKTIINNGLELNYKFSLSIILGIIGTVLVFFSLAGFGVNIIKKSKSIYFKDLNIFIVKQLNSKINTNFISMSVICLMLFITIVMLSTGLSFKNALEKSLEETTPFDATATMYYDSEYQNDIESTLKELNFNLDDNEKYAYYNEYIINI; from the coding sequence ATGTATTCTAAGATTGCTTTAGGTAATGTAAAAAAGAGTTATAAAGACTACAGTATATACTTCCTTACTTTAACTTTAGCAGTTTGTATATTTTACAGTTTTAACTCTATAGAATCTCAAAAAGCTATATTAGAGCTAAATCAAAGTGAATCAGAAAATTTAGACATGATGCTAAAAATAATATCTTATATTTCTGTATTTGTTAGCTGCATATTAGGATGTCTTATTGTTTATGCTAATAATTTTCTAATAAAAAAGCGTAAAAGAGAATTAGGTATATATATGACCTTAGGTATGGGAAAAGGTAAGATATCAAAAATATTAATAATAGAAACTGTATTAGTAGGAATAATCTCGTTAATTGGAGGGATTTTATTAGGAATAGTTTTATCACAAGGTTTATCTATTTTTACAAGTAAGTTATTCGATGTATCTATGAGTGAGTATAAATTTATTTTCTCATCAAAAGCAATGAGCAAAACAATTTTATACTTTGGGTTAATTTTTATATTAGTAACTATATTAAATAGTTTTACAATATCAAAATATAAAATAATAGATTTACTTAACTATTCAAAGAAAAGTGAAGATATAAAAATAAAAAGTTCTATAATATACATTTTTATTTTTATAATAGCAGTACTATGTCTAATAGTAGCATATAAGACTATAATAAATAATGGTTTAGAACTTAATTATAAATTTAGTTTATCTATAATATTAGGGATAATAGGAACAGTATTAGTATTCTTTAGTCTAGCAGGTTTTGGAGTAAATATAATAAAGAAATCCAAAAGTATATACTTTAAGGATCTAAATATATTCATAGTGAAGCAATTAAATAGTAAGATAAACACTAACTTTATTTCTATGTCAGTGATATGCTTAATGTTATTTATAACAATAGTAATGTTATCTACAGGTCTTAGCTTCAAGAATGCTTTAGAGAAAAGTCTAGAAGAAACTACACCATTTGATGCTACAGCAACAATGTATTATGACTCAGAATATCAAAATGACATAGAAAGTACATTAAAAGAATTAAACTTTAATCTAGATGATAATGAGAAATATGCATACTATAATGAATATATAATAAATATATAA
- a CDS encoding ABC transporter ATP-binding protein, giving the protein MKNILNVQSIEKYYGNKDNITKAIDNISFKVDEGEFVGIMGPSGSGKTTLLNCISTIDNVSSGNIIINNQDITKLKSKNLDKFRRNELGFIFQDFNLLDTLTAYENIALALTIKGEKSENIDKLINDVANKLGIENVLNKYPYQMSGGQKQRVASARAIITNPSLILADEPTGALDSKSSRLLLDRFEYLNNNLKATILMVTHDAFTASYAHRILFIKDGKIFNELVKGNDSRKEFFDRIIDVVTLLGGDEDVF; this is encoded by the coding sequence ATGAAAAATATATTAAATGTACAAAGTATAGAGAAGTATTATGGAAATAAAGATAATATAACAAAAGCTATCGACAATATAAGTTTTAAAGTAGATGAAGGCGAATTTGTTGGAATAATGGGACCTAGTGGTAGTGGAAAAACAACATTACTTAACTGTATATCAACCATAGACAATGTATCTAGCGGTAATATAATAATTAATAATCAAGATATAACAAAATTAAAATCTAAAAATCTTGATAAATTTAGACGTAATGAATTAGGATTTATATTCCAAGATTTTAATTTACTAGATACTCTTACAGCTTATGAAAATATAGCTTTAGCATTAACTATAAAAGGTGAAAAATCAGAAAATATAGATAAACTTATAAATGATGTTGCCAATAAATTAGGGATTGAAAATGTACTAAATAAATATCCTTATCAAATGTCAGGAGGACAAAAACAAAGAGTAGCATCAGCTAGAGCTATTATAACTAATCCGTCATTAATCTTAGCTGATGAGCCAACTGGAGCATTGGATTCAAAGTCATCTAGATTATTGCTTGATAGATTTGAATATTTAAATAATAACTTAAAAGCAACAATATTAATGGTAACTCATGATGCCTTTACAGCTAGTTATGCTCACAGGATTTTATTCATAAAAGATGGAAAAATATTTAATGAACTTGTTAAGGGGAATGATAGTAGAAAAGAATTTTTTGATAGGATAATAGATGTAGTAACATTACTTGGAGGTGACGAGGATGTATTCTAA
- a CDS encoding sensor histidine kinase: protein MSILEYLKDKLLFIIINLVLFIVILLLLIPLNISPLLVVAIFTVWFLPLSTYILMEFFKLRKYYNEIINICDNLDKKYLLSEIINEPSFIEGKILYSILRDTNRSMRENINYYKQIEKEYEEYIEMWVHEIKTPIASTMLFAENNSENISRVIKDDIKSIENYVEQVLYYSKINNVNKDYIIKEFNLEYVVKNVIRKNASYCISKKISININDLNESIYSDAKWVEFIINQIISNSIKYASKQSPKISIYSKRNKHNTILTIEDNGIGISEKDISRVFEKGFTGENGRIYGKSTGIGLYICEKLCKKLGLNIDIISKINEGTKVNIVFPHDKNRYLYKNNLSQN from the coding sequence ATGAGTATATTGGAATATTTAAAAGATAAATTATTATTTATTATTATTAATTTAGTATTGTTTATAGTAATACTACTTTTATTAATACCATTAAATATATCACCTTTATTAGTAGTAGCTATCTTTACAGTATGGTTTTTACCATTAAGTACATATATTTTAATGGAATTTTTTAAGCTAAGAAAGTACTACAATGAAATAATTAATATTTGTGATAATTTAGATAAAAAATATTTACTATCAGAGATAATTAATGAACCTAGCTTTATAGAAGGTAAAATATTATATTCTATTTTAAGAGATACTAACCGTTCAATGAGAGAAAATATAAATTATTATAAACAAATAGAAAAAGAGTACGAAGAATATATAGAAATGTGGGTGCATGAAATAAAAACACCGATAGCATCGACTATGCTATTTGCTGAAAATAACTCAGAAAATATTTCTAGGGTTATAAAAGATGATATAAAGAGTATAGAAAATTATGTAGAACAGGTTTTGTATTATTCAAAAATAAATAATGTAAATAAAGATTATATTATAAAGGAATTTAATTTAGAATATGTAGTAAAAAATGTTATTAGAAAAAATGCAAGTTATTGTATTAGTAAGAAAATATCTATTAATATTAATGATTTAAATGAGAGTATATATTCTGATGCTAAATGGGTCGAATTTATAATAAATCAAATTATATCTAACTCCATAAAATATGCATCAAAGCAATCACCTAAAATTAGTATATATTCTAAAAGAAATAAACATAATACGATACTTACAATAGAAGACAATGGAATAGGAATATCAGAAAAAGATATTAGTAGAGTTTTTGAAAAAGGATTCACTGGTGAGAATGGAAGGATCTATGGAAAATCGACAGGTATAGGATTATATATATGTGAAAAGCTGTGCAAAAAACTTGGGCTAAATATTGATATCATATCAAAAATAAATGAAGGGACAAAGGTAAATATAGTTTTTCCACATGATAAAAATAGATATTTATATAAAAATAATCTATCTCAAAATTAA
- a CDS encoding response regulator transcription factor: MKKLMIIEDSEGIRNELTSFLIKYGYEVIAPVSFENIINDIRLSNPDLILLDINLPAFDGFYICREIRKEMNTPIIIVTSRNSEIDELMSMNLGADNFITKPYNTQILLAHINAVLKRTYGDKDHLDLLRIRDLELDLSRGTIKAFDNTLEISKNELKILACLIKNKEKIVSRDTLMNYMWNSDIYIDDNTLSVNINRLRKKLNEIGLKDYIETKRGLGYMIK, encoded by the coding sequence ATGAAGAAACTAATGATAATAGAAGATTCAGAAGGAATTAGAAATGAATTAACTTCTTTTCTTATAAAATATGGCTATGAAGTAATTGCTCCAGTATCTTTTGAAAATATAATAAATGATATAAGATTATCAAATCCAGATTTAATACTATTAGATATAAACTTACCTGCTTTTGATGGTTTTTATATATGTAGAGAAATAAGAAAAGAGATGAATACTCCTATAATAATAGTGACTAGTAGAAATAGTGAGATTGATGAATTAATGAGTATGAATTTAGGTGCAGATAATTTTATAACTAAGCCTTATAACACTCAAATACTTTTAGCTCATATTAATGCAGTACTTAAGAGAACATATGGAGATAAAGACCATTTAGATTTACTTAGAATTAGAGATTTAGAATTGGACTTATCTAGGGGAACTATAAAAGCATTTGACAATACTTTAGAAATTAGCAAAAATGAACTTAAAATACTTGCTTGTCTTATAAAAAATAAAGAAAAAATAGTAAGTAGAGATACTCTTATGAATTATATGTGGAACTCTGACATTTACATTGATGATAATACTTTATCTGTAAATATAAATAGACTTAGGAAAAAGCTTAATGAAATAGGTCTAAAAGATTATATAGAAACTAAAAGAGGATTGGGATATATGATTAAATGA
- a CDS encoding glycoside hydrolase family 3 protein, which translates to MMVNLKAKPYNLDDEAIKWVQETIANMSIEEKIGQLFINMGASRDKEYLTGVLDNYHIAGVRYNPGTAEEVYEQNKILQENSKIPLLIAANTEAGGNGACTDGTYIGNEVKIAATNDKRYAYEMGRVSGVEAAAIGCNWSFAPIVDINRNWRNPIISTRTWSEDVDQTLELSLEYMRGIMESGIAPAAKHFPGDGIDERDQHLSFAPNWLSVEEWDATFGKVYSGLFEAGLPSIMAGHISLPNYVLHFNPEATVQEQILPATLNKYILTDLLRGQMGFNGLVVTDASHMVAMTSAMKRSEMLPTAIAAGSDLFLFFNDPDEDFKWMMEGYENGIITDERLEEALTRILGTKAALGLHKKAKTEILMPKEEAMAKIGLEENKAIALEVADKAITLVKNTEDIFPISVEKHKRVLLVDVKGVEGGFGALIGAQGPKPTEVLKAQLEEEGFEVTIWESPIDKIMKLPAEERRQAIGNIYAAKRPISELTDNYDLIINVAVVNPNTDQRIQWPPAKGTPDIPFYVNEVPTIFVSVQCPFHLADVPQVKTYINTYDNKDFTLKALVDKMLGRSEFKGVSPVDAYCGLLDTRY; encoded by the coding sequence ATGATGGTAAACTTAAAAGCAAAACCTTATAATCTTGATGATGAAGCTATAAAATGGGTACAAGAAACGATAGCTAATATGTCTATAGAAGAAAAAATAGGACAATTATTCATAAACATGGGTGCTAGCCGTGATAAAGAATATTTAACAGGAGTATTAGATAATTATCATATAGCTGGTGTTCGTTATAATCCAGGAACAGCAGAAGAAGTATATGAACAAAATAAAATATTACAAGAAAACAGTAAAATACCACTATTAATAGCTGCTAACACAGAAGCTGGTGGTAATGGTGCTTGTACAGATGGTACTTACATAGGAAATGAAGTAAAAATAGCTGCTACAAATGATAAGAGATATGCATATGAAATGGGAAGAGTTTCAGGTGTTGAAGCGGCAGCAATAGGATGTAACTGGAGTTTTGCTCCAATCGTTGATATAAATAGAAACTGGAGAAATCCAATAATATCAACTCGTACTTGGTCAGAAGATGTTGATCAAACATTAGAATTATCATTAGAGTACATGAGAGGTATAATGGAAAGTGGTATAGCACCAGCTGCTAAGCATTTCCCTGGTGATGGTATAGATGAGAGAGATCAACATTTATCATTTGCTCCAAACTGGTTATCAGTAGAAGAGTGGGATGCTACATTTGGAAAAGTATATAGCGGATTATTTGAAGCAGGTCTTCCATCAATAATGGCAGGACATATATCTTTACCAAATTATGTTCTTCACTTCAACCCAGAAGCAACAGTACAAGAGCAAATATTACCTGCAACTTTAAATAAATACATATTAACAGATTTATTACGTGGACAAATGGGATTCAATGGTTTAGTTGTAACTGATGCATCTCACATGGTTGCTATGACTTCTGCTATGAAGCGTAGTGAAATGTTACCAACTGCGATAGCTGCTGGTTCTGACTTATTCTTATTCTTCAATGATCCAGATGAAGACTTCAAGTGGATGATGGAAGGATACGAAAATGGAATAATAACTGATGAAAGATTAGAAGAAGCTTTAACTAGAATATTAGGAACAAAAGCTGCTTTAGGTCTTCATAAAAAAGCTAAAACAGAAATATTAATGCCAAAAGAAGAAGCTATGGCTAAAATAGGATTAGAAGAAAATAAAGCTATAGCATTAGAAGTTGCTGACAAAGCTATAACATTAGTTAAAAATACTGAAGATATATTCCCAATATCAGTTGAAAAGCATAAGAGAGTTTTACTTGTTGACGTAAAAGGTGTTGAAGGTGGATTTGGAGCATTAATAGGTGCTCAAGGACCAAAGCCAACTGAAGTATTAAAAGCTCAATTAGAGGAAGAAGGATTCGAAGTTACTATATGGGAATCACCAATAGATAAAATAATGAAACTTCCAGCTGAAGAAAGAAGACAAGCTATAGGTAATATATATGCTGCTAAGAGACCAATATCTGAGTTAACTGATAATTATGATTTAATAATAAATGTTGCTGTTGTTAACCCAAATACAGATCAACGTATACAATGGCCACCAGCTAAAGGTACTCCAGATATACCATTCTATGTAAATGAAGTACCAACTATATTTGTATCAGTACAGTGTCCATTCCACTTAGCAGATGTACCTCAAGTTAAGACTTACATCAATACTTATGATAATAAAGACTTTACTTTAAAAGCATTAGTTGATAAGATGTTAGGACGTTCTGAATTCAAAGGTGTAAGCCCAGTTGATGCTTACTGTGGATTACTAGACACTAGATATTAA
- a CDS encoding NAD/NADP octopine/nopaline dehydrogenase family protein: protein MNICIIGAGNIGTYLAAYISMKKDCKVWIHTSKPHLFTDELVLIEEEKNLEHKIKLHCVTDSLEECVKNADYILITHPSFLIEKTIGQISKYVKPNTIIGMIPGFGGKEYFAEKLIEKGCVFFGTQRVPSIIRLEKYGECVALKEKNPFMKISAIPSKYTNEICRVMTDLIDIPCEVIDNYLAITLSPSNPIMHPSRLYELFKDYKHNETIYDKNPLFYEEWGDEASKTLLELDEELGKVFESLNEFKDFDENSIEKIKIRFETEDPSILSNKIRTAPGFKGIGSPIVKCEGGYIPDLSSRYFIEDIEFGLCIIKAFAELCNLNTPKLDEVIVWSQNLLNKEYLVDNKLIGKDSKKLLIPQNIGINSKKELIDFYKNL from the coding sequence ATGAATATATGTATAATTGGAGCAGGAAATATAGGAACATACTTGGCAGCTTATATATCAATGAAAAAAGATTGCAAGGTATGGATACATACTTCAAAACCACATTTATTTACAGATGAATTAGTTTTAATTGAAGAAGAAAAAAATTTGGAACACAAAATAAAGTTACACTGTGTTACAGATAGCTTAGAAGAATGCGTTAAGAATGCTGATTATATATTAATAACACATCCATCTTTTTTAATTGAAAAAACTATTGGACAAATAAGTAAATATGTAAAGCCAAATACAATTATAGGAATGATACCAGGCTTTGGAGGAAAAGAGTATTTTGCAGAAAAATTAATTGAAAAAGGTTGCGTATTTTTTGGAACACAAAGAGTGCCTTCAATAATTAGACTTGAGAAATATGGAGAGTGTGTTGCTCTTAAAGAAAAAAATCCATTTATGAAGATAAGCGCTATACCAAGTAAATATACAAATGAAATTTGCAGAGTAATGACTGATCTAATAGATATACCTTGTGAGGTTATAGACAACTACTTAGCTATAACTTTATCACCATCAAACCCTATAATGCATCCATCAAGATTATATGAATTATTTAAAGATTATAAACATAATGAAACTATTTATGATAAAAATCCATTATTTTATGAAGAGTGGGGAGATGAAGCTTCAAAAACGCTACTTGAGTTAGATGAAGAATTAGGTAAAGTATTTGAATCTCTAAATGAATTTAAAGATTTTGATGAAAATAGTATAGAGAAAATAAAGATTCGATTTGAAACGGAAGATCCAAGTATATTAAGCAATAAAATAAGAACAGCTCCAGGTTTTAAAGGAATCGGTTCTCCGATAGTTAAATGTGAAGGTGGATATATACCAGATTTAAGTTCTAGATATTTTATTGAAGATATTGAGTTTGGATTATGTATAATTAAAGCATTTGCAGAACTTTGCAATTTAAACACTCCGAAACTTGATGAAGTAATAGTATGGTCACAAAATTTATTAAACAAAGAATACTTAGTTGATAATAAACTTATAGGTAAAGATTCTAAAAAATTATTAATACCTCAAAATATAGGAATTAATAGTAAAAAAGAGCTAATTGATTTTTATAAAAATTTATAA
- a CDS encoding cation diffusion facilitator family transporter, translating to MIFDFLTSKLIKNSENVYDEQVRNKFVYVAGIIGIISNLALSIVKIFVGFITSSVSITADGFNNLSDMASSAITIIGLKLASRPADKEHPFGHGRMEYLSALIVAFMVMLVGIQFIKSSIERIINPVAIKFELIPFILLLLSVLVKIWLSTFNKSIGNKINSSALKAAAVDAMGDVFTSSCVLISFLASKFTTIPIDGYVGLIVSVAILYAGFSLVKDTVSPLLGEAPDEELVNAIKEGVMSYDNIIGVHDLIIHNYGVGRCMASIHAEIPSNIDIVTIHNIIDTAEREISEKLNIYLVIHMDPMCIHCDRVKDEMSMVEKIISKYENIKSMHDFRRTEGEDKVNLIFDLVVDAHYVTTKEDEEEIKNTVSREIKILKPDYNCIITIDKEF from the coding sequence ATGATTTTTGATTTTTTGACAAGTAAATTAATAAAAAATAGCGAAAATGTATACGATGAACAAGTAAGAAATAAGTTTGTATATGTGGCTGGGATAATTGGAATTATATCTAACTTAGCTTTATCTATAGTCAAAATTTTTGTAGGATTTATAACTAGTAGTGTATCCATTACGGCAGATGGGTTTAATAACTTATCTGATATGGCATCATCTGCAATAACTATAATAGGACTTAAATTAGCAAGTAGACCAGCAGATAAAGAGCATCCATTTGGACATGGTAGAATGGAATACTTATCAGCACTTATTGTTGCATTTATGGTAATGTTAGTAGGGATTCAATTTATAAAATCATCAATTGAAAGGATTATTAATCCAGTTGCAATTAAATTTGAATTAATACCTTTTATATTATTATTATTATCTGTATTAGTTAAGATATGGTTAAGTACATTTAATAAATCTATAGGAAATAAAATTAATTCCTCGGCATTAAAAGCAGCTGCAGTAGACGCTATGGGGGATGTATTTACCTCTAGTTGTGTATTAATATCTTTTCTTGCATCTAAATTTACAACAATTCCAATTGATGGTTACGTGGGTCTTATAGTATCAGTAGCAATATTATATGCAGGATTTTCTTTAGTAAAGGATACAGTTAGTCCATTACTTGGAGAAGCACCAGATGAAGAACTAGTCAATGCCATCAAAGAAGGTGTGATGTCATATGATAATATAATTGGTGTTCATGACTTAATAATACATAATTATGGAGTAGGAAGATGTATGGCTTCTATTCATGCAGAGATTCCATCGAATATAGATATTGTTACAATTCATAATATTATAGATACAGCAGAAAGAGAGATTTCAGAAAAACTAAATATTTATCTAGTAATTCATATGGACCCTATGTGTATACATTGTGATAGAGTTAAAGATGAAATGAGTATGGTTGAAAAGATTATATCTAAATATGAAAATATAAAATCTATGCATGATTTTAGGAGAACTGAAGGAGAAGATAAAGTAAATTTAATTTTTGATTTAGTAGTTGATGCACACTATGTAACTACAAAAGAAGATGAAGAAGAAATAAAAAATACTGTATCTAGAGAAATAAAAATATTAAAGCCTGATTATAATTGCATAATAACTATAGATAAAGAATTTTAA
- a CDS encoding NUDIX hydrolase has translation MSYINDIKSYTPYNEQETADKELILNCINKFQDILTRENTLAHITSSGYIVNKTRDKTLMIFHKIYNSWSWTGGHADGDSDLLKVAIKEAQEETGLKNINPISKDILSLDVLTVDGHIKKGNYVSSHLHLSVAYLLEADENEELIVNEDETKGVKWIPIKDVDKYSTEPFMIEVYKKFNEKIEKLY, from the coding sequence ATGAGTTACATAAATGATATAAAATCTTATACCCCTTATAATGAGCAAGAAACAGCTGATAAAGAATTAATTTTAAATTGTATAAATAAATTTCAAGATATACTAACTAGAGAAAATACTTTAGCACATATAACTAGCTCTGGATATATAGTTAATAAAACTAGAGATAAAACTTTAATGATTTTTCATAAAATTTATAATTCATGGTCATGGACTGGTGGTCATGCTGATGGAGACAGTGATTTACTTAAAGTTGCCATTAAAGAAGCCCAAGAAGAAACTGGTCTTAAAAATATAAATCCAATTTCTAAAGATATATTATCTTTGGATGTTCTTACAGTAGATGGACATATCAAAAAAGGTAATTATGTATCTTCTCATTTGCATTTATCTGTTGCTTATCTTCTAGAAGCAGATGAAAATGAAGAACTTATCGTTAATGAAGATGAAACTAAAGGTGTTAAGTGGATTCCTATCAAAGATGTTGATAAATATTCAACAGAACCTTTTATGATAGAAGTTTATAAAAAATTTAATGAAAAAATAGAAAAATTATATTAA